The uncultured Carboxylicivirga sp. genomic interval GCCGTTAAAGATGAAAATGCCGAAATATTGATGATTGCTGCAAAAACTGAATCTGAAATTGCAGAGTTAGAGACATACGAAGAGCGTCAGGAGTTTTTAGAAGATTTAGGGCTAAAAGAATCGGGTGTTGCTAAATTGATTCGTTCGGCTTATAGTTTGTTACAACTTCAAACTTATTTTACAGCTGGTGTTAAGGAAGTTAGAGCATGGACTTTCCATAAAGGATATGTCGCTCCTCAGGCAGCAGGTGTTATTCACTCCGACTTCGAAAAAGGATTTATTCGTGCCGAGGTTATTAAATACGATGATTTTGTTGCTTTAGGTTCAGAACAAGCCTGTAAAGAAAAAGGTAAAATGAGTATTGAAGGAAAAGAATATGTTGTGCAAGATGGTGATATTATGCACTTCCGTTTTAACGTATAATTCGCATAATCATATATGTTTTAAAAGGTTCTAATTTATTAGAACCTTTTTTTATGCTACAAATTTTGTAAAAACAAATTGAAACCAGAAGCGGTTAAAAAATGTCAATCTAAAGTTAATAACTGTTAAAGTGCGTGTAATTTAGGAAAATGCCGAGTATGTTTGTAGGTAATTTATGGATACTAAAGATTCGAAAAGAATGAAAAAGGAAAGTGATTTGACATTGAAATTGAAGCGGAAGATCTTCATTTATTCGATCGTAGAAGTGGTTTTAATTGCCGCACTACTAGGTTTTGTTATGTTTTTAATAATGGTATTAATGAACTAATCCAAATATAGGGTTAACTTTTTTTCAGCAATCAGCTTTCCATCCAACCAAGTGTAGAGCCTCCATTCACCTGCTTTGTCTTCAAATGGCTCCCACACAGTATCACCAAGAAAAAATTCATACGTATTAGAATTGATATAATATTCACCCTTAAAAGGTGGCTCGGTTTGTCCTTTGTCATTTTTAAAGGGGGGATGATCAATTTTAAATACTATTTTTTTGCCTTTAGCCCCATTTATTTTGATTACATAGCCAAATTCGATATCATCTTTAATGGGGATTTGATCGGTTATTTGCAATAGTTTAGGAAGGTCTTTCGATTGGCGTTCCCAACGATCGTATATTCCGTAACTGTATAATTCGTGTGTAATTTTCTTTTTTGCCATTCTAATCTTCTAATGAGTATCGGATTTGATCCAACATTAAAGGAATATCTTGTTTTTCAATGCCATGTTTGAGTAAATGAGGAATATCCTCGTGAAAAGTTTCCAAAAACTCGTTAAATGAATGTTTGGGTAATTTTATGCTTTTCTGATAACTGGCCAATGCTTCTTTTCGAAGTTTTTTGCACCAGAGCGTATGGCCCAGGTTGATTAAATCATGTTTATTGGTTTCTGCTACCAGCAGTTTGTTATAGTACTTTTCGGCCTGATCGAATTTGCCCAAAACAAATGAGCACCAACCAATTGCCCTGCTCACTTTATTATTGCCGGGATCGAGGTACTCTACTTTAAAATAGTATTTTAACGCTTCTTCAAATTCTTCCAATTCAAGATAGCAATGTCCAATAGAAGCTTGGGTTGATAGGTTCTCCGGGTCGATATTTTCTGCTTCTTTGTAATATTGTAATGCTTTTTCAACATTTTTCAAATGTCGATAACAAAGAGCAATTTTCTTTTTATTCCAAACACTTTCGGCACCAATTAAATCGGCCTGCAGGTATTTATTTAATGCTTTATCGAACTGATTTAGTTTTTGATAACCAAAGGCTACCTTTTGGATGATATCAACCGCTGTTTTATCTTTATTGTAGATAGCGTTAAAGATGTCGATAGCTTCCTCGTAATATTCTTTTTTGAAGTAATACTCTGCAATTTCTCTTAACGACGAATCATTGGTAATCAATTTACTAAAGAACCATTTGTTGTGAAAATCCATACGTTGTGCAAAAACATCTTCTAACTGATGACGCTGAGGATGAACCTTTAATAATCGATATAAATCCTGAATAAACTGATTGGAAGCAATTAACTTTCCTTGATGAGCTTTGAGTGCTTTTTCATCTTTATCCATTTCAGCCATTTGCTCCATCTCGGATGAAAACATTTGTCCCATCAAATCTTTTTGCATTGATGGCATATGAGGAATACTAAGCATAAGCGAATACTTATCTGAATTGCATAAGAAGGGTGAATCGGCCAGATTATCGAGTAAAGAAGAACTCTTAAATACATCGTTTTCGCTATTTAACGCTTTTTGTATTTCGGGATGAGTTGCATAAAAAGGAAGTAACCAATTATCGAATGAATTAAAGAATGAAAAATGCTTAAGGTGTTTAAATGTTGATAAAAAAACGTCAGCACCTTCCATTTGCCATTGAGTTAATTCTTCCATTTTAGAAATGAGGTTTGGCGAATCGTTGAAGAAATCTTCCCATTCAGGGTTTTTATCTTCCATCATGTTTTCGCTAAGCATATTTTCTATATCCAATTTATCTTTGAATTTAGGTTGTAACTTCACGACTTCAGGAAGAATCTCATCGTTTAATTTTTTAGAAATGCGTTCTGTTTCTCTTGTTTGAATAAGCTGAATAATGATGCTTTGAATTAAAGTACTCCAGTTATTTTCTTCAACCAATAATGAAAAACGAGTGTGTAATTTTTGATTTAAAGGTAAGCGGGCATCGTATTTTGAAAATGCCAATATTAATGTTGAAATGGCGCGCGAACTGATAATATCGTTTTCGTGAATTGCTATATCCATTAATAAATCGATATACTCAGGAATAAACGAATTGAGTAATGCCAGATTGATAGCTCCAATTAACTGAGCTTTTAAATACCATGGATAAGCTTTGTTATAAAAGAAAGCCTTGAGTTGTTCATGTTCAGTTTCTTTCAATTCGTGATGGCTCCATAAATATTGAAAAAGTTTATGGCTAACATCTTGAATGCCGGGTTCGTTTTCGGCATTCGGATTTACAATTTTCTGTAATTCCACACTACTCCAATGCTGAGCATATTGTTCCAACAGCAAATTGAGTGATGTGCTAGCATTTTGGCGACGTAGCTCATAAATGTAATCGTTGGAGTATTTTAGCATCAATTTATTATATGCCTGATCGGCTAATCGATAAACATCTCGAACTAAATGATTGTATATTTTCTGGCGTTCAGGATCGGTAATACCCTCCACTGTATACCGAAGCATATTTTTATAGGTAAATTCCAGATTGTAATGTGTGTCGATAAGGTCACCATCATGCGCATCTTTCACCAGTTCTTCAATCATATCAAGGCTGTCCTTAATACGCTTCGAAGCTAGTTTTTTGCAAATGGCATTATGTTTGATTTTTAATTCACGTAAATTAATCATAACCTTAATCGTTTTTAGATTCGAACTTCAAAATTACATCAAAACCTGATTCTTTGGAACTCCCACTCTGTAATCTGACAAATAAAATTTTATTTAGTTCATATTCGAGAATAATCATCTCTGGTGTTATTTCATCTCCATCTGTTTCTCCAAACCCTCGCTGGTATATAACAAACAGATCATTAGTAACATATTTTCCTACTACAAAAGCCGCACTTTGCCAGTTTTCGGTTGCTGTTACTTCAATCATATCTAAATTGAGCCGTGTTCCTAACGTCTTACTTAATTGCGATGTTAACGCTTTTGCTAACATATCAGTTCCTATAGAACCGGCTATACCATTTTGGCCTGAGTAAGATAATTCGTCCATTGTTTTTCCAAAAATCAAGATACTTACAGCATCTCCTTCGGAAATGGATACGTCGTCGAGAGTAAAGGAGATTGATGGTTCTGATAATCGATCACTAACAGCTAAATTGAGAGTTCGCTTTTGCTTATCAGGGCCTCTATAAGTATACGAAGCTTTAAAATCGAGTATAGGATCAATTTCCTGACCTCCTTGAAAAGTTAATGTACCTTCGTTGATAACCAGTTTTTTACCGTAAAGTATATAATATCCTCTGTTAATTCCTACATCGCCATATAATTCAAAATAAGGATTGCTTTTTTCAATATCCAGGTCACCCCATATTTCCAAACTCATATCTTCACTACGAAGCCAGGTATTTCGAGGTATTTCAAGTTTTAGACGTCCTTGAAGATTAGTTATAAATGGAGAAGTTTCTTCTTTTTTCTTTTTGAGGAGAAGATGACTTTGGTTATGCTCAGTAGTATCTGTTTGGGTAGTAGCCTGAACCAGCAAAGGAACATTCTGTTCTTTTTTAGAGTTATCAGAATCAACGAACGCCGGTAAGTAAAATTCAGAACGTATTACTTTTATATTACCTCCAAACTTGCTTTGTTCATCTGTATTATTGAAAAATGTTTTGGCATCAATTAATGCTGAATAATCGCGGTGTTTAATTACGTAAAAGTTCTTTGCATCTGCTTCAAGAGTTGAACTATGAATAGTTCCACTAACTAAACTGGTATCAAAAACAGCTTCTCCGGTTAAAGTCAGATAACCTTTGTCACGCTTCATAATAAATGTGTCGATGGCAACTTTATTGCTGTCAAAGACTAATGAGATATTAGCATTGTTAAAATCGATACCATATTTGGGAAAATTATAGGCACCATCCTTAAGGTTAAAATTTCCATAAAACAAAGGTTTGGAGTAATTCCCTTTTGCCATAATATGAGCATCAACATGGCCTTGAACTTCCAATTGAGCCACCTTCTCAGTTGGTGTGGCTATGTTTAACGAATCAAGATTAAATACTGCCTCAAAATAATCACTTAAGTTAAATATAAGTCCTGATGAATCGAATTTTAACTCAAGTGGTGTTTTATAATTTAAGTTGAAAACATTTTTATTATTAGAGTTATAAATATTAGCATGTAATGTATCCTTGTTATAAGAGACTGAGCCTTCAATGTCAGGAGCTTGTATTTTGCCATATTCTCCATTTTTTATATCGAAGGAAGATTGGAAATAAGGTGTTTGTGGGTTCCCATTAAAACTCAACCTACTTGAAAATAATCCATCTATATATTCTTCAATAAGATGCAATCGACTTAATGAATTCAGGTCGAAATTATCAATGGATAGATCAAAATTCTCCTGGTTATTAGCTCCTAAAATACCATTTGCCTGGATGTTAAATTTGGGCGCTAGCTCATCTTTAATATTTAGATTGTTGATTGTAATTTCGTTGTTATAATAGGTGATTGAACTAATTGTATCAGGTAGATAGTAATGAACATGTGGAGTGTTAAACCTAATATCATCCAAATTTACTTTTAGGGTATCTGTTAGATTAATTTTTGTTTTAACTTTTGCATTAATACTGTCTGATTGCGCATAGATATCTGCCATAAGTATTTCTGGCTGGTAGTTTATTTCTCCATAAATTGTATCTGCAAAAATTCCATTGCTAGTGAGCGATTGTATCTGAAATGAAGTATTGGCTATAATATCATTGTTTTTTATTTGTGCATCAAAAGCTGTTTGGATATTATTAGATGAAACAGAATAGCCGCTAAAATCGATGATGTTTACATTTCCTTCAGTAAGTAGTGAGTCTATTGATCCGTTAACTGTTATATTACCACATGTTTGGTAAAAAGATAATTCAGGTAGTTGCCATTGCTGTAAAAATAATAGTGTATCTATAGAAAAGTCGATGTGCCCATTTATTTGTTTTGATTGCATTTGCATTTGTCCTTCTGCATTTAGCCTGGCACCAGGAGCAAAAAGTTGTCCTTTCTTCAAACTGAAAAGACTGTTTTTTACACTGGCTTTAATGTCAGCCGAATCAATTGGAATATTATAAACAATACCATCAAAAACTTTTATTTCGCTTTCAATATTCAAACTGTCGGAGTTGAAACCAGATCCAATTAATTCGATTTTTCCATTGATAATACCAGCATCTTCGTTAATTATTTTACTTAGTAATAAACTGTCAATTCTAAATTGAGCCGAGTAATTGGGGGATGAAATGTAATTGCTTAATTCAATATGTCCGTCTATTTTTCCTAAATACGATTGAGCAATAAGAGAAGAGTGTATATTGGTATTTCTTTGTTGGGCCTTAAAAAAAAACGTTGAAAAATAATGGTCGAGGTAGGTTGAGCCCTTTAAATTACCTTCTATCTTATTCCAAGATTTATGATCAAATAGATTCATTCCCGTAATTGTAACATTACCATTTAATGTACTGTTGGTTTCGTTTAACATCCACCAGTTTTCAGGATGGACATTACTAAGTTGTAGCGATGCGTTGAAAGGAATTAGAGATGTTTTCTGTTGTGTATAATCTTCTAAATCTTGAATCTGAGCCTGAAGATGAATCTTTTCTTGTTTTATCTCTAGGTTAATAGTTAAAAAGGTCGTGTCGTTTTGAGTTAGATAATTGATATTAATTTTGGGAGAAGTTGGAATTTTTATTGAAGGAACAAACACACTTAGTTCATCATTGTTTATGGGATTGGCAATGAATTGGCCATTGCTATTGTTAATCGAATTATAATCTACGTTGGCATTTAGTAAAGATTTACCTGTTTTAATAAAAAGACTATCAACCCTAATTGCAGAACCAATCTGGCCATAACGACCTGTTATTTGCTTTACAGTAAGGTTGGGTGATTGAGTAATAAAATTGAGGTTTTGTAGATTAACTGTAAGCGAATCTGATTTATAACGTAATGAAGCATTAATGTTAAGATCCTGAATACTATCTGGAATTAACTCAATTGGGGTATCTGTTGCAAGATTACAGTTGTTAATTTGAATCGTATCGATTTGAATAAAAAATGAAAACGGATTGGGTGATTTTGTAGTGTCTTGGGGGGGTGGAAATAGTTTAACAATTTGCCATTCCCCGTTCTTATCTTGTTGTAAGTTTCCACTCAATTCATTAATATGAACTGATTGAATATTTATTTTTTTATGTAATAAGGCCCAGATATTAAATTGAACTTGAATCGATTTAATATGGCTTACCAAAGAGGAGTCTTCGTTTGTTCTTAATTCAATCCCTTCAATATCAATAAAATTATAGTAATTACTATTTATTTCGTCGATGGATACAGTAGCGTTCAACTGCTTATTGACTATTTTGAGGGTTTCATTTCTTACAATATTATCAAACCATTGCGTTTGTGTAAAAAGCACCAATAATAGAATAATAACCAGTAATCCGGTTAGTGCAAATGATAAATATTTAATGCTTTTTTTTATCATAATTTAGAATGGGTGACCAATATTAAAATGTATTTGCCATTTTTTTTGAGAGCTGAATATGGGTCGAGCAAAATCGAGTCCAGCCGGACCAATTGGTGTATCATATCTGATACCTAACCCCGTGGCATATCCTAAATCATTAAATTTATATTGGAATGATGGTTCCCAAACATTTCCTGCATCCATAAAGGTTGCCAGAATTAATTTTGGAGTTACATTAATCCGTGCTTCCACGCTTCCTTCTAGCATGCTTTTACCACCCAAAGGGATACCATTTTCGTTTTTTGGGCCTAAATTTGCTCTCGACCATCCTCTGACGGAGTGAGAACCTCCTGCATAGAATCGTTCTTCAGGAGGAAGGTAATCTGATCCATCGGTTGCTTTTGCAGTTCCCAATTTGCCTTTAAATGCCAAAGTTAATCCATAGTTCAATCCCCAATATCTTTTATACTCAAATATCGCTTTGTAAAAAGGCATTTCTCTGGTAATATACAAACCGTTGGTTTTAATGTTTAGAGCGATGGATTGTCCGTTAATAGGATTTAATTTTGGTTCGCCGTTGTAATAGTTAAAACCAAATGAAATACCTGATTTTAAATAAACCGATTCGGGTAATTTACTTGTCCCTGAAGAATAAAAGTTGGTAGTGTCTTGTGTAACGTCTTCAAAAAAGATCGTAATATTAGAATTAAAATTATCAGAGAAGTTTTGAAGAAATGTAAAGTTAAAACCATCTTTTTTAACACTATATCCTGGTTCGTTTTGCTTTTGAATGTAGGGATTTACAATAATTGAGTTGATTGGGAACAGAACGGCTGGTTGCGTAAATTTTAGATCGAAATTATAAGGTTCCAGAGCTGAATGTCTGGCGCTTAAATTAATTCTTCCAATATTTGTGAGAAATCCAAGGCGTTGCAATTCGCCAAATACTCTGAATTTATCTTCTCGTCCATAACCAGCGCCAAATCGTGTTGTCCATTTTGGAGCTTCTTTTAAATTGATTTGAATAGGAATGGTATCACTTTTTTCTTCTTGTTGCATTGCCTTTATTGAGCTTACCCTGAACATTCCCAGATTAAAAATGCGTTTTTGAGTAAGATCTATGGCTTCTTTCGACCATACATCACCTTCTTGGTATATAAGTTGTTTGCGAATAATGTTTTCTGATACCCTGTTGTTGCCGGTTATTTGTGTTGTGCCAAAGTGAGTAATATTACCTTTTTCTATTTCCCATAAAACATTCGTTGTAGAGCTAACTGTATCGACGCTTAGTTTAAAGTCGGCATCAGCAAATGCATATCCGATGTTATTGAATTGTGAAATTATGAGTTGTTGATCTTGTAAACACCATTCATCTCTAAAAATATTGTGCTCGCGAAGATTCGATTGTAGTCTTATATTTTTTAGTTCTTTGCGTGGTAAAGACTTTGATAGCTCTTTTGTTGAATCAGTTAAATAGTGTATTGACTCTACTGTGATAGGTTCAGATTCAACAATATTGAAAGTTAAAATAACTTTGTTCTTCTTCGTAATCTTTATGGTGGGTTTTTGAAAGCTAACATTTAAATAGCCTTCTTGTTGATAGAAAGATTTTAGTTGTTCAATATCTGATTCGTATAAACTTTTTGAATAGTAAGATGCATCTTTCTTAAGAATCTTTTCTTTGAAAGATGAGGTTGACTGTAAACTTATTTGTTCTTTAAGTTTAAGATTATTAAATGCAGTATTACCGATGAACTTTATTTTCTTAACCTTCAGATTTTCTTGAGCAAGGGTTAAGATGGGTACAATCAAAAGTAAAAAAGTAATAATTTTTCGAATCAATGCTTCTCAGAGTTTGGAAGTCAAATATACATATTTTCAACTCCAATCATAACGTAAACACAGCATTATAGTTCACGAAAAAAAACAGTAACGATTACTTATTTTGTATGGTAAAGCTAAATCGAGATCCTTTTCCAACTTCAGATTCAACGCTCATTTCGCCTCCAATATTTTCTACTATTTGTTTGCTAATTGCAAGCCCAAGCCCGGTACCACCGTATAATTGGCTTCCTTCGTTAATGCCTTTATTAAAGCGTTTGAAAATAGAATTAAAGTTTTTAGGATCAATACCAATTCCGGTATCCTGAACAAAAAACTCAATTACTGTGTCATAAATATGATAACCAAATTGGATTTTTCCTGCTGAAGTATATTTTAAGGCATTACTTAGCAGGTTCGTTAAGACCTGCTTTAATCGATATGGATCGCTGTTGAGTATAAATTCTTTTGAAATATCATTGATTAGCTCCAGTTCGATATCGTTTTTATGCAGACGAGTAGATTCTTGACGAAAATTGCTTAGTAAAACAAGCATCATCGCATTAACTTCAAAGTCTTTATAAATTAAATTTAGTTGACCTGATTCTATTTTAGATAAGTCAATAATGTCGTCAATTAAGTGTAATAGGCTTTCGCCATTGGTGTGAATCTGATCAACAAAGGTTTCTTTTTCTTCCTCAGTAAAATCTGCCTGACGAAGCAAGGTTGAAAAGCCAATTATTGCATTCATTGGAGTTCTGATTTCGTGACTCATATTGGCAAGGAAAGCAGTTTTTAATTTATCTGATTCTTCAGCTTTATCTTTTGCCACTTCTAGTTCTTTTGTTCTGAGCGAAACTAATTCTTCAAGATGGTTTCGATGATCTTCTAATACCTCATTTTGAGTAAGAATTTCTTCGTTCTTTTGTTCAAGAAGTTCCTTTTGAGTAAGAATTTCTTCTTTTTGCTCTTCCAGTTTTTTATTGGCATTGTGGAGAGATGCTGTTTTTTCTTTTACTAATATTTTAAGCCTCTCTTCTTTATTTTTAAGCATCTTAATTCGGGCAAAATAGAATATCAGTATGCTGAATACAATAAATATAACAGTCAATCCTTTAAACCACCAGGTGTGGTAGAATGGAGGATGAACAATGATTTTTATTTGCGTGCCTTTTTCATTCCAGATACCATCGTTATTCGATGCTTTTACTTTTAGCGTATATTGGCCAGCAGGTAAATTTGTATAGGTAATATATCGTCTGTTGCCCGATAAATTCCATTTATTTTCAAAACCATCAAGAATATAGGCATATTGATTTTTATTGCTTTGAACATAGTTTAGTGCCGAAAATTCAAATGATACGACATAATCAGTACTGGTAAGATTAATTTGATTGCAGTATTCAATTGATTTATTGATTTCTTGAGACTTGTTAGAAAGAGGATTAAAAGTAACTTCTTTATTGTGTATAAAGAGTTTTGTTACTTTTACTGGAGGTGGAAGAATATTATATTTTAGTTCGGTTGGATTAATAATGTTAAAACCATTAGTGCCTCCAAAATATAAATTTCCCGATGGGTCAATATATTTCACTCCTTGTGTAAAATCATTACTTTGAAGTCCATCATCCTTAGTAAATCTGGTAATTTTTTGGGTAATCGGATTAAATTTTAATATTCCGCTAGTACTACCTATCCATAAATTTCCAAGGTAGTCCATCTCGATAGATACAGTCATACTTGATAATAAGTCATCAACCTCACTCATGTGCTTATATTCATGAGAGGTAATGTTGTATTGTAGTAATCCCTTGTCGGAAGCAAGCCATAAAAAATGTCTCTGTTTGACAATATCAAGCACTCGATCGTGTTCATTGTTATCGTGTAGCTTTATTAACTCACAATCCTTTAAATTATGATTGTATTTTATTAGTCCAATATCAGATCCAATCCAAATAATGTCTTTATTATCTGTATAAATTGAATATGCTTTGAAAGGCTCATCTAATCCAAGACTATCTTGTATGTTTTCTATTTTTTTAGATTGATGATTTTTTTTATCAAAACAGAAAATTCCATCAAAAGTACCTATCCATAAACAGTTGTTTAAAGTGTCGTCGGTTAAGGCCAGTGCAGTAAGTGAGGTGTCGAATACAGTATAAGTTTCACTAATAGCAAACTTTTGAATGTCGAATTTAACAAGTTGATTATCATTCTCTTTTTGACATCCCCAAATAGTTTTTCCTTTAGATTTAATATCTCTTTCAAGAACATTAAAATGAGTGTTGGCACCTATATTAAGGCGCGTAATTTTCGAATTGTTTTGATTAATTATGTTTAGATTATTTTGACGACCATAACCCGAAATCCAGATTTGGTTTTTATAGTCTGTGGTAATGCTAGTTATACTTTCAAAATCAATTGAATTTTTATCGCTGCTTTTGTAGGTTTTGAATTTGCGCAAGGTCGAGTGCCAAATGTCACATCCTTTGCCATAAGTGCCAATCCACATTGATCCATTTCGATCATTAAATAAATTTAAAATAACATCCCAGCTAATTGATTCTTCATTATTGATATCGTATATATATTGACTTTTGTTTTCATTGTTTAGATTATAAATGAAAACACCATGTCCAACAGTTCCTATCCATAAATTATCTTCATAACTGGAGATAGAACTGATTGGAATTATTTTGTTTTCTATTAATGAGTTAGCTTTAATTTTTTTTAAATTAATGGGTTGATTGGTATCAATAGAGAAAAACTTACCATTTTTTGTTCCAAGCCATAAGTGGTTGCCCACCAAATGCATTGCCTTCAGATTATTTAGGCAAAGCTCATCTTTCTTTTTAAAATGGAAAAAACTAAGAATACCATTATTGTTGTTGTAACGATATAAACCATTATTGGATGACATCCATACATGTCCGTTTTTATCTTCGGCTATTTGAATGGGAGGATAGTTATTAAACTTGATTTGCGGCCTGTTTTCTTGCTTTAGAAATTGTAACGATTGCGTTGTGCAATTATATATCACAACACCTTTGTCTGTTCCAATCCACATCTGATTTTTAAAATCTTTATGGAGGAAACGAATTCTATCAGAAGGTAACTTAGGTTGTGTGGTAGTATTAATTCTAGTAATAAATTGGTTTGTTTCAAGATCTAGAACGTCAATTCCATTATCTGTTCCTATCCAAAGGTTGTTGTCATTATCTTGTGCTAGAGCACTTATACGATTACCTGATAATGAATGAGGGGTGTTATGAGTGCTAAAATACGAAGTTATAGTATAGCCATCGTATCGATTTAATCCATGTGAGGTTCCAAACCAAATAAAACCATCATTATCCTGAAAAGTAACATATACTGTGTTATCTGTTAATCCATCGTTATTATTAAGGTGATTGAATTTAAGCGTAGCAGCATTGGTTATCTCAGCGTAACTTGTGGTTATGTGCGATAATAAAATTAATAAGCAAAGTACCCCAATCAGCTTTGGTTGTTTCATGTTTCTTTCCAGTCAGTAATCAAGATTGGTTTGATGATAAACTCAAGTTTATGTCTTGACAATATTAAAATCTATACTCTGATATTCTGGTTATGGATACAATGTTTTGGTTAAATATTGAACTTTTAATACTAATAGCCTTTTTTTGTTGGTTAATGTATTTGGTAGGTGTTTAAGATGTTTCCCATTTTATTGGCCGAATCTTCCAATCCACCTATACGGTTACGCAATAACCAAACGCTTTTATGGCGGTCAATTATATTCGATAATTCTTGTTTAAGTTCTTCT includes:
- a CDS encoding DUF3859 domain-containing protein, producing the protein MAKKKITHELYSYGIYDRWERQSKDLPKLLQITDQIPIKDDIEFGYVIKINGAKGKKIVFKIDHPPFKNDKGQTEPPFKGEYYINSNTYEFFLGDTVWEPFEDKAGEWRLYTWLDGKLIAEKKLTLYLD
- a CDS encoding translocation/assembly module TamB domain-containing protein, with product MIKKSIKYLSFALTGLLVIILLLVLFTQTQWFDNIVRNETLKIVNKQLNATVSIDEINSNYYNFIDIEGIELRTNEDSSLVSHIKSIQVQFNIWALLHKKINIQSVHINELSGNLQQDKNGEWQIVKLFPPPQDTTKSPNPFSFFIQIDTIQINNCNLATDTPIELIPDSIQDLNINASLRYKSDSLTVNLQNLNFITQSPNLTVKQITGRYGQIGSAIRVDSLFIKTGKSLLNANVDYNSINNSNGQFIANPINNDELSVFVPSIKIPTSPKININYLTQNDTTFLTINLEIKQEKIHLQAQIQDLEDYTQQKTSLIPFNASLQLSNVHPENWWMLNETNSTLNGNVTITGMNLFDHKSWNKIEGNLKGSTYLDHYFSTFFFKAQQRNTNIHSSLIAQSYLGKIDGHIELSNYISSPNYSAQFRIDSLLLSKIINEDAGIINGKIELIGSGFNSDSLNIESEIKVFDGIVYNIPIDSADIKASVKNSLFSLKKGQLFAPGARLNAEGQMQMQSKQINGHIDFSIDTLLFLQQWQLPELSFYQTCGNITVNGSIDSLLTEGNVNIIDFSGYSVSSNNIQTAFDAQIKNNDIIANTSFQIQSLTSNGIFADTIYGEINYQPEILMADIYAQSDSINAKVKTKINLTDTLKVNLDDIRFNTPHVHYYLPDTISSITYYNNEITINNLNIKDELAPKFNIQANGILGANNQENFDLSIDNFDLNSLSRLHLIEEYIDGLFSSRLSFNGNPQTPYFQSSFDIKNGEYGKIQAPDIEGSVSYNKDTLHANIYNSNNKNVFNLNYKTPLELKFDSSGLIFNLSDYFEAVFNLDSLNIATPTEKVAQLEVQGHVDAHIMAKGNYSKPLFYGNFNLKDGAYNFPKYGIDFNNANISLVFDSNKVAIDTFIMKRDKGYLTLTGEAVFDTSLVSGTIHSSTLEADAKNFYVIKHRDYSALIDAKTFFNNTDEQSKFGGNIKVIRSEFYLPAFVDSDNSKKEQNVPLLVQATTQTDTTEHNQSHLLLKKKKEETSPFITNLQGRLKLEIPRNTWLRSEDMSLEIWGDLDIEKSNPYFELYGDVGINRGYYILYGKKLVINEGTLTFQGGQEIDPILDFKASYTYRGPDKQKRTLNLAVSDRLSEPSISFTLDDVSISEGDAVSILIFGKTMDELSYSGQNGIAGSIGTDMLAKALTSQLSKTLGTRLNLDMIEVTATENWQSAAFVVGKYVTNDLFVIYQRGFGETDGDEITPEMIILEYELNKILFVRLQSGSSKESGFDVILKFESKND
- a CDS encoding BamA/TamA family outer membrane protein, whose translation is MIRKIITFLLLIVPILTLAQENLKVKKIKFIGNTAFNNLKLKEQISLQSTSSFKEKILKKDASYYSKSLYESDIEQLKSFYQQEGYLNVSFQKPTIKITKKNKVILTFNIVESEPITVESIHYLTDSTKELSKSLPRKELKNIRLQSNLREHNIFRDEWCLQDQQLIISQFNNIGYAFADADFKLSVDTVSSTTNVLWEIEKGNITHFGTTQITGNNRVSENIIRKQLIYQEGDVWSKEAIDLTQKRIFNLGMFRVSSIKAMQQEEKSDTIPIQINLKEAPKWTTRFGAGYGREDKFRVFGELQRLGFLTNIGRINLSARHSALEPYNFDLKFTQPAVLFPINSIIVNPYIQKQNEPGYSVKKDGFNFTFLQNFSDNFNSNITIFFEDVTQDTTNFYSSGTSKLPESVYLKSGISFGFNYYNGEPKLNPINGQSIALNIKTNGLYITREMPFYKAIFEYKRYWGLNYGLTLAFKGKLGTAKATDGSDYLPPEERFYAGGSHSVRGWSRANLGPKNENGIPLGGKSMLEGSVEARINVTPKLILATFMDAGNVWEPSFQYKFNDLGYATGLGIRYDTPIGPAGLDFARPIFSSQKKWQIHFNIGHPF